A stretch of DNA from Paenibacillus albus:
ATTGTCCGGTGGCGAGAAAGTGCGCTGCATGCTCTCGAAGATGATGCTGTCCGGCTCCAACGTTCTTCTTATGGACGAACCGACGAACCATTTGGACCTCGAGTCCATCACAGCGCTCAACAACGGCTTGATCGATTTCGACGGCACGATGATCTTCACATCGCATGACCATCAGTTCGTTCAAACGATCGCGAACCGCATTATCGAAATTACGCCGAACGGCGTTATCGATCGCATTATGACGTACGATGAATACCTTGAGAGCGCTGAAGTGAAAGCACTCCGCGAGCGTATGTATCCAGCTGAATAATAGCGCGATATAGATTTGCAAGGGCTGCACGCTAACGTGCAGCCCTTTTTCTGGTTCTTTCGCCTCTGTGGTTCTCATAAACTAAAGCAAGAAGCGGACCGGCTAAACAAGGGTTGCAAGGGTTCGTGACCAGGCCTATCAGTTTATGTTAAGATGATATAAACGACATAATTAGACGAAAAGTTCAAAGGAGTCGATCATAGATGTCATTTTTCGATAAGGTGAAGCAAGGGGCTTCCGATGCGGCGAAGAAGGCTCAGCAGACGGTTGAGATTACGAAGCTGAAGGCCCAAATCGGCGGCAAAGAGAAAGAAATCGAGAAGCTGTACACAGCTATCGGTGCAGCGGTATATCGCGGCCATCAGATTCAAGATTTTGCAGCGACAGAACAGGAAGTAAGCAATGCCTGTCTTCAGGTTGATGAGCTGAACGGGGAGATCGGCATGATCGAAGAGCGGATTAAGGCCATTCGTTTCGAGAAGACTTGCACATGCGGCAAGGTCGTAGCACTAGATGCAAAGTTCTGCCCGGATTGCGGAAGCTCGCTTGGGGAAGAGCCTAAGGTGGAAACGACAATTGGCGAGATCGTCGTCATCTGCAGCCAGTGCAAGACGGAGAATGAGTTGAATTCGAAGTTCTGCATTTCCTGCGGATCTGGCCTTTCCAGCGCAGTGAATGAATACGAATAACAGATCGTTCTTAAGAAGAAAGCAGTCTCGAGCAGCCATTAGCGGCTGATACCCGAGGCTGCTTTTTTATATGCAGACAAGCGCCGATACCGATTCTTGCACCGCCTCATAGAATAGCTAGCATAATGGGAGTAAAGGGAGGCGTGGGAGATGGCGCACGAAACATTCGACTATCGCATATTGGAGACGATTAAGCAGCATATGAAGGAGACGGACAGCTTGCTCGATATTGGAAGCGGCCCATGCGTAATGCTGGACAACTTGGATTTCTTCAGCACGATTATCGCGCTGGACATTTATAGACCTTACCTCATCAACCGGGTTACGAAGTCGCCGCAAATCATTCCCATTCATGCCGATGCGCTGGCAATTGGTCAGCTGTTCGTGCCGAAGTCCGTCTCGGCCGTATCGCTCTTCGATTCGCTGGAGCATTTCACGAAGCTGGATGGGCTGAAGGTGCTGAGAGAAGCGGAGCATATTGCTAGGAAGCATGTCATTATCTATACTCCTCGCGGCTACTTTCCACAGGAGGGAATCGACCACTTTGGGCTCAATGGCGAGCAGTATCAGGCGCATCACAGCGGCTGGGA
This window harbors:
- a CDS encoding zinc ribbon domain-containing protein, encoding MSFFDKVKQGASDAAKKAQQTVEITKLKAQIGGKEKEIEKLYTAIGAAVYRGHQIQDFAATEQEVSNACLQVDELNGEIGMIEERIKAIRFEKTCTCGKVVALDAKFCPDCGSSLGEEPKVETTIGEIVVICSQCKTENELNSKFCISCGSGLSSAVNEYE
- a CDS encoding class I SAM-dependent methyltransferase, producing MAHETFDYRILETIKQHMKETDSLLDIGSGPCVMLDNLDFFSTIIALDIYRPYLINRVTKSPQIIPIHADALAIGQLFVPKSVSAVSLFDSLEHFTKLDGLKVLREAEHIARKHVIIYTPRGYFPQEGIDHFGLNGEQYQAHHSGWEVEELEALGYKVIILKGQHNQLNPAFVRAFGADHEPVDALLAIKTM